One window of Populus nigra chromosome 5, ddPopNigr1.1, whole genome shotgun sequence genomic DNA carries:
- the LOC133693132 gene encoding phosphatidylinositol 4-kinase beta 1-like: MVRLLGLTRGESDDSPREITSRTTPLTSESGESGWLIRFFDSAFFCEWIAVSYLYKHDHAGVRDYLCNRMYTLPLSGVESYLFQICYMMIHKPSPSLDKFVIDMCSKSLLIALKVHWFLLAELEDSDDNDGISRIQEKCQIAATLMGEWPPLLRPRNESSSPGSKNQVLSRLLSSKQKLLSLTSSPPPQKCISFSPSSGNGLQEDGTGSQLSPDENKIFKKFIPGSKVRDALLFRKSFDKDDQKARDALLFKKSADKDAEEGEKDGFFKRLMRDSSKREDEELTQSSDGFFKRLRGSIKSEDEEMTSGSDGFFKRLLKDSSRGEDEEVTSSSDGFFKKLFRDSKGDADEKLVSKSSADDEKEGFVKKFFKDKFEDKKDGNDQNEDEERSKFEEKGSKSAEDDEKEGFFRKLFKDKSEDKKDGTEKSDEGATNFEEEEPSDFSLFRRLFRVHPEEVKNTGANENNGSSSLFESSPGTENFFRKLFRDRERSVEDSELFSFKKNKEKHPGSLNQQNEKLNTKPPLPNNTASQFRKGAYHESLDFVMSLCETSYGLVDVFPIEDRKSALCESLAEINMHLAEARNSGGVCFPMGKGLYRVVHIPEDEAVLLNSREKAPYLICVEVLKSEMPSNSKDTSGAQNLSRGGIPLANGDAFLPKPPPWAYPLWTAQDMYRNSSDRMSQSTAEAIDQAMSHASETKMKFVNVNLSVEKKLPSQSTVIEAPKLNSGINFMHQNTAHCSDLEWVRVLLTADPGVRMEDVGDEGAPRRKEHRRVPSTIAIEEVKAAAAKGEAPPGLPLKGAGQVSSDAQPNVNGGNPKASDALSGELWEVKKERIRKASVYGKLPGWDLRSVIVKSGDDCRQEHLAVQLISHFYDIFQEAGVPLWLRPYEVLCTSSYTALIETIPDTASIHSIKSRYPDITSLRDFFVAKYGENSPRFKLAQRNFVESMAGYSLVCYLLQVKDRHNGNLLMDEDGHIIHIDFGFMLSNSPGGVNFESAPFKLTRELLEVMDSDAEGIPSEFFDYFKVLCIQGFLTCRKHAERIILLVEMLQDSGFPCFKGGPRTIQNLRKRCHLSLTEEQCVSLVLSLISSSLDAWRTRQYDYYQRVLNGIL; this comes from the exons ATGGTGAGGCTATTAGGATTAACTCGTGGAGAATCAGATGATTCTCCACGAGAGATTACCTCGAGGACGACTCCTTTAACTAGTGAGTCAGGTGAGAGTGGAtggttaattagattttttgatTCAGCTTTCTTTTGTGAGTGGATTGCAGTAAGTTATCTATATAAGCATGATCATGCTGGGGTTCGGGATTATCTGTGTAATAGAATGTATACATTGCCCTTATCGGGTGTCGAGagttatttgtttcaaatttgttATATGATGATACATAAGCCGAGTCCGTCGCTTGATAAGTTTGTTATTGATATGTGTTCTAAGTCATTATTAATAGCTTTGAAAGTACATTGGTTTTTGTTGGCGGAGCTTGAAGATTCGGATGATAATGATGGGATTAGTAGGATTCAGGAGAAGTGTCAGATTGCTGCTACGTTGATGGGAGAGTGGCCGCCATTGTTGAGGCCACGAAATGAATCTTCAAGTCCTGGGAGTAAGAATCAGGTTCTGAGTAGACTCTTGTCATCGAAGCAGAAGTTGCTGTCATTGACTTCTTCTCCACCTCCACAGAAGTGCATTTCGTTTTCACCCTCATCGGGGAATGGTTTGCAGGAGGATGGGACTGGTAGTCAGCTGTCACCGGATGAGAATAAGATTTTTAAGAAGTTTATTCCTGGTTCGAAGGTTAGAGATGCATTGTTGTTTAGGAAGTCATTTGATAAAGATGATCAGAAGGCTAGAGATGCTTTGTTGTTTAAGAAGTCAGCTGATAAAGATGCGGAAGAGGGTGAAAAGGATGGATTTTTCAAGAGGCTTATGAGGGACAGTAGTAAACGTGAGGATGAGGAGTTGACACAAAGTTCAGATGGGTTTTTCAAGAGGCTTAGAGGTAGTATTAAAAGTGAGGATGAGGAGATGACATCCGGCTCAGATGGTTTTTTCAAGAGGCTTCTCAAGGATAGTAGTAGAGGTGAGGATGAGGAAGTAACCTCGAGTTCCGATGGCTTTTTCAAGAAACTGTTTCGTGATAGTAAGGGCGACGCTGATGAAAAGTTGGTTTCTAAATCTTCAGCGGATGACGAAAAGGAGGGGTTCGTTAAGAAGTTTTTTAAGGATAAGTttgaagacaagaaagatggaAATGATCAGAATGAGGATGAAGAGAGGTCAAAGTTTGAAGAGAAAGGTTCAAAATCTGCAGAGGATGATGAAAAAGAAGGGTTCTTCCGGAAGTTGTTTAAGGATAAGTCCGAGGACAAGAAAGATGGGACCGAGAAATCTGACGAGGGGGCTACCAATTTTGAGGAAGAAGAACCTTCAGACTTTTCCTTGTTTCGTAGACTGTTTCGTGTGCATCCTGAAGAGGTCAAAAATACTGGTGCAAATGAAAATAACGGTAGTAGCAGCTTGTTTGAAAGCAGCCCTGGTACTGAGAATTTTTTTCGCAAACTGTTTAGAGATCGTGAGCGCTCAGTTGAAGACTCTGAGTTATTTAGTTTCAAGAAGAACAAAGAG AAGCATCCTGGATCACTGAATCAACAGAATGAGAAGTTGAATACGAAGCCTCCGCTTCCAAATAACACTGCATCACAGTTCCGGAAAGGGGCTTATCATGAGTCATTGGACTTTGTGATGTCGTTATGTGAGACTTCATATGGTTTGGTTGATGTATTTCCTATTGAAGATCGTAAAAGTGCTCTTTGTGAG TCACTTGCAGAGATCAACATGCATTTAGCTGAGGCTCGAAACAGTGGAG GAGTTTGCTTTCCAATGGGAAAAGGGTTGTATCGTGTTGTTCATATACCTGAAGATGAAGCTGTTCTTTTGAATTCTAGGGAAAAGGCACCTTATCTGATTTGCGTTGAAGTATTGAAAAGTGAAATGCCAAG CAATAGCAAGGACACATCTGGTGCTCAAAACCTTTCCAGAGGAGGAATTCCTCTTGCAAATGGAGATGCATTCCTGCCGAAGCCACCTCCTTGGGCTTATCCTTTGTGGACTGCCCAGGATATGTATCGAAATAGTAGTGATAGGATGTCCCAATCAACCGCTGAAGCGATTGACCAGGCAATGTCCCATGCATctgaaacaaaaatgaaatttgttAATGTGAATCTTTCTGTGGAGAAGAAATTGCCTAGCCAGTCAACTGTCATTGAAGCACCTAAATTAAATTCTGGCATCAATTTTATGCATCAAAATACTGCACATTGTAGTGATTTGGAATGGGTAAGGGTATTGCTGACAGCAGATCCTGGAGTTAGAATGGAAGATGTAGGGGATGAAGGGGCGCCACGACGTAAGGAGCATCGTCGTGTTCCTAGCACGATTGCAATAGAAGAAGTAAAG GCTGCTGCAGCCAAAGGGGAAGCACCTCCTGGACTACCTCTGAAAGGGGCTGGTCAAGTTTCATCAGATGCACAACCAAAT GTTAATGGTGGCAATCCCAAGGCCAGTGATGCCTTATCTGGTGAACTCTGGGAGGTCAAGAAAGAGAGAATACGTAAAGCTTCAGTATATGGGAAATTACCTGGCTGGGACTTGCGCTCT GTTATTGTGAAGAGTGGTGATGACTGTAGGCAGGAGCATCTTGCCGTGCAACTCATTTCACACTTCTATG ATATATTTCAAGAAGCTGGTGTCCCTCTTTGGTTGCGTCCTTATGAAGTTCTTTGTACTTCATCATACACAGCTCTTATTGAAACAATTCCAGATACG GCTTCAATCCATTCTATCAAGAGTAGATATCCGGACATCACAAGTTTGCGTGACTTTTTTGTTGCCAAATATGGAGAGAACTCCCCACGTTTTAAGCTTGCACAG AGGAACTTCGTTGAAAGTATGGCTGGATATTCTTTAGTGTGCTACCTTTTACAG GTGAAGGACAGGCACAATGGGAACTTGTTAATGGATGAAGATGGCCACATTATACACATTGATTTTGGTTTCATGCTCTCTAATTCTCCTGGTGGTGTAAATTTTGAAAGTGCACCCTTCAAACTAACCCGAGAACTTCTTGAG GTCATGGATTCTGATGCTGAGGGAATTCCAAGCGAGTTCTTTGACTATTTTAAG GTTTTATGCATTCAAGGCTTCTTGACATGTCGTAAGCATGCAGAGCGTATAATTCTCCTTGTTGAGATGTTGCAG GATTCTGGTTTCCCTTGCTTTAAAGGTGGTCCCCGGACAATACAGAACCTAAGAAAGCGATGCCATCTAAGTTTGACAGAAGag CAATGCGTGTCATTGGTGCTCTCTCTGATCAGCAGCAGCTTAGATGCATGGCGGACACGGCAGTATGATTATTATCAAAGGGTTTTAAATGGAATCTTGTGA